Genomic window (Gemmatimonadota bacterium):
GTCGAACGGCGCGAACTCGCGCCAGCCGATGGTGCCGTCGCCGAGGAGGGTCGAGACGTTGCGCACGCCACAAGAGCGAATGGCCTGGCGCGCGCGCTCGAGGAGGGTGCCGACCCGTTCAATGGAAAAGACCTGCTCGGCGAGGTGCGCGAGCAGGACGGTCTGGTACCCCGACCCCGTGCCGATCTCGAGGACTCGTTCCTTCCCGGTCAGCGCGGCAATCTGCAGGTATCTGGCATGGATCGACGGCTGCGACATTGTCTGACCCAGCCCAATGTGGATCGGGCGGTCCTCGTAGGCCTGGCGCCCGATACCGCTGGGCACAAAGGAATGTCGCGGTGTCGACTCGATGGCGCGAAGCACCGCAAGATCGCTGATGCCCTGCGCCTGTAGCGTCTCGACGAGGAACCGACGCTCCGCCCGGAACTCGGTGACTATGGGGCTCGCCACCAGCGATCCGCGGTATCCAACATGTCGCGATGTGTCAGGTCCAGATGAAGTGGCGTGACGGAGATGTATCCGTCGTGGATCGCCTGGAAGTCTGAGTCCTCCGCTCCGGACCAGGAGAACTCTCCCCCGCCGATCCAGTAGATCTGCCGCCCGTAAGGATCTC
Coding sequences:
- a CDS encoding protein-L-isoaspartate(D-aspartate) O-methyltransferase, whose amino-acid sequence is MVASPIVTEFRAERRFLVETLQAQGISDLAVLRAIESTPRHSFVPSGIGRQAYEDRPIHIGLGQTMSQPSIHARYLQIAALTGKERVLEIGTGSGYQTVLLAHLAEQVFSIERVGTLLERARQAIRSCGVRNVSTLLGDGTIGWREFAPFDVILVSAGGPSVPQPLVDQLGEGGRMLIPVGDQEEQVLALLTKRDGVVERRDIAPVRFVPLKGTHGW